The Cystobacter fuscus DSM 2262 genomic sequence CGGGGCGAGGGGGGCGAAGGGCTGGCCCAGGACGGCTCCGAGCAGCTCGGACGTCCGGGGGCCGAGCAGCCGCAGCACGCCCTGCTCCTCCGTGGCGTCGTGCAGCTCCGCGTCCTCGGAGATGAGGAATTTCTCCAGGAATTCCCGGACCTTGGCGCCCAGCCCCGGCTCCAGGTCGAGCACCAGGTCATTCTCACGGCGCAGGATTCGGGCGTCGGCCACCATGGCGCCCTTCACGGTGATGAGGGCGGTGTAGGCGGAGGCCCCGGCCACCAGCCCCTTCACGTCCTGGGTCACCATGCCGTGCAGGAAGCTTGTACGGTCCTCCCCGGTTATGCGCAGCGCCTCGCGGTAGGTGGCATCGTGCAGGGCCACGCTTTCCCGGGCCGCCCGGTATTCGGCCTCCGCGTCCCCATAATCCGCCACGACCTCGCGGCCGTTGGCTTCCAGGAAGCGGGCGCCTGCCTGCTCGTGAAGAAAATGCAGAGACAGCGGTTGCATGACCGTCGCTATATAGAGGCCCGGGAGTGAATGCCACGATGGATGTGAAACACCTGTCCGACTTCATGGGCTTCTCCGCCGAGAAGCTCCAGAAGCACAACCTCTTCAAGTCGGAGCGCTTCTTCCTGGACGTGTACTGCCTCGCGCCCGGCCAGACCCAGAAGCCCCACCAGCACGCCCACTCGGACAAGGTGTACCTCGTCCTGGAAGGGCAGTGCCGCTTCCGCATCGGCGCGGACGAGGCCCCCCATGGCCCCGGCGCCGCTCTCTTCGCACCCGCGGGCGTCGAGCACGGCGTCACCAATGATGGTCCCGGCAACGCCCGCCTCCTCGTCCTGATGACCCCCCCTCCGGAGCACGCATGAGCAAGAAGGCCAATCCGCCCCCTCCCCCTCCCGTTCGCGGAGCCCAGGTGCTGCTCGCCCTGGGAATCGCCGAGAGCGCCCTCTCCCTCTTCCAGTGGAGCCAGCTGCTCACCCTGCGCCAGGGCGGCGCCACCGTGTGTGGCGTCTCCGAGCGCGTCAACTGCGAGGCGGTGTGGAACACGCCCTTCGCCGGCGCGGTGCACGAGTTGCTGCGCATGCCCGTGGCGGCACTCGGGCTCGTGTGGGGCCTCGTCGCCGTGGCGCTCTCCGCGCTCTACCTCGTCTGGCAGCGGGGGGCTCGTCCCGTGCGGCCCGCCGTCAACGGGCTGCGCCTGACGGCCGCCGCGGGCGTGGCCGCCTGCGCCGTGTTCGCCGCCGTGAGCGCGAGCACCGGCGTGCTGTGCCCCACGTGTCTGGGCACCTACGTCCTCACGCTCGCCTTCGCCGCCGT encodes the following:
- a CDS encoding cupin domain-containing protein translates to MDVKHLSDFMGFSAEKLQKHNLFKSERFFLDVYCLAPGQTQKPHQHAHSDKVYLVLEGQCRFRIGADEAPHGPGAALFAPAGVEHGVTNDGPGNARLLVLMTPPPEHA